The proteins below are encoded in one region of Pseudomonas ekonensis:
- the rimP gene encoding ribosome maturation factor RimP has protein sequence MSSKLEQLQALLAPVVEALGYQCWGIEFISQGKHSVLRIYIDKEGGILIDDCTAVSHQASAVLDVEDPISSEYTLEVSSPGMDRPLFTLEQFASHAGEQVKIKLRSPFEGRRNFQGLLRGVEEQDVVVQVDDHEFLLPIDMIDKANIIPSFD, from the coding sequence GTGTCGAGCAAGCTAGAACAGTTGCAGGCCTTGTTGGCCCCGGTGGTCGAGGCTCTTGGCTATCAATGCTGGGGGATCGAATTCATCTCTCAAGGCAAACATTCGGTTTTGCGGATCTACATCGATAAAGAGGGCGGCATCCTGATCGACGACTGCACGGCAGTCAGTCACCAGGCCAGCGCGGTTCTCGATGTGGAAGACCCGATCAGTTCCGAATACACCCTTGAGGTGTCCTCTCCTGGCATGGATCGCCCGCTGTTCACTCTGGAACAGTTTGCTTCGCATGCCGGCGAACAAGTGAAGATCAAATTGCGTTCGCCTTTTGAAGGCCGGCGCAACTTTCAGGGCCTTCTGCGCGGAGTGGAAGAGCAGGATGTCGTGGTGCAGGTGGATGACCATGAGTTCCTGTTGCCGATCGATATGATCGACAAGGCCAACATTATTCCCAGTTTTGACTGA
- the secG gene encoding preprotein translocase subunit SecG, with protein MLETVVVVFHLLGALGVVALVLLQQGKGADAGASFGAGASNTVFGSQGSSTFLSKFTAILAAGFFITSLGLGYFAKEKAHQLTQAGLPDPAVLEVPKQQPASDDVPVLQEQKSASSATDVPPAQEQK; from the coding sequence ATGCTGGAAACAGTCGTAGTCGTTTTTCATCTGCTGGGTGCATTGGGCGTAGTTGCTCTGGTTTTGCTGCAGCAGGGTAAGGGAGCGGACGCTGGTGCGTCTTTCGGAGCAGGTGCTTCAAATACTGTGTTCGGAAGCCAAGGTTCCTCTACCTTTCTTAGTAAGTTTACTGCTATACTCGCCGCCGGTTTCTTCATAACCAGCTTAGGGTTAGGATACTTTGCTAAAGAGAAGGCTCATCAGCTGACTCAAGCAGGTCTGCCAGATCCAGCGGTGTTGGAAGTTCCAAAGCAACAACCGGCTTCTGATGATGTCCCGGTGCTTCAAGAGCAAAAGTCGGCCAGCTCGGCGACTGACGTACCTCCAGCTCAAGAGCAGAAGTAA
- the tpiA gene encoding triose-phosphate isomerase, producing MRRPMVAGNWKMHGTRASVAELINGLRHLALPSGIDVAVFPPCLFINQVIDGLKGKSISVGAQNSAVESMQGALTGEIAPSQLVDAGCSLVLVGHSERRQIMGERDGMLNRKFAAAQACGLVPVLCIGETLEQREAGKTLEVVGRQLGSIIEELGVGAFAKAVIAYEPVWAIGTGLTATPQQAQDVHKAIREQLAAENPEVARGVRLLYGGSVKAANAAELFGMPDIDGGLIGGASLNADEFGAICRAAGN from the coding sequence ATGCGTCGCCCTATGGTAGCTGGTAACTGGAAAATGCACGGTACCCGCGCCAGCGTCGCTGAGCTGATCAACGGCCTCCGTCATCTGGCATTGCCAAGCGGCATTGATGTCGCGGTATTCCCGCCTTGCCTGTTCATCAATCAAGTGATTGATGGCCTGAAAGGAAAGTCGATTTCGGTCGGCGCGCAGAATTCTGCGGTGGAATCCATGCAAGGCGCCTTGACGGGTGAGATCGCTCCGAGTCAGTTGGTGGATGCAGGTTGTTCCCTGGTGCTTGTCGGGCACTCCGAGCGTCGCCAGATCATGGGCGAGCGTGACGGGATGCTGAACCGCAAGTTCGCGGCGGCACAGGCCTGCGGTCTGGTTCCGGTGCTCTGCATAGGGGAAACCCTTGAGCAGCGCGAGGCCGGAAAGACCCTTGAGGTTGTCGGGCGTCAGCTGGGCAGCATCATCGAAGAATTGGGCGTGGGTGCCTTTGCGAAGGCAGTCATCGCTTATGAGCCGGTCTGGGCCATTGGCACCGGGCTGACTGCGACGCCGCAGCAGGCTCAGGATGTGCACAAGGCCATCCGTGAGCAATTGGCGGCAGAGAATCCTGAAGTGGCACGAGGTGTGCGGCTTCTGTACGGCGGCAGCGTGAAGGCGGCCAATGCGGCTGAACTGTTCGGCATGCCGGATATCGATGGGGGGCTCATTGGTGGAGCTTCCCTGAATGCAGATGAGTTCGGTGCGATTTGCCGCGCCGCGGGAAACTGA
- the glmM gene encoding phosphoglucosamine mutase: MSKKYFGTDGIRGRVGEYPITPDFMLKLGWAAGMAFRKMGACKVLVGKDTRISGYMFESALEAGLTSAGADVMLLGPMPTPAIAYLSRTFQAEAGIVISASHNPHDDNGIKFFSGKGTKLPDELELMIEELLDTPMTVVESSKIGKVSRINDASGRYIEFCKSSVPSGTSFSGLKIVIDCAHGATYKVAPSVFRELGAEVVVLSAQPNGLNINDNCGSTHMGPLQAAVLAEHADLGIAFDGDGDRVQMVDHTGAVVDGDELLFIIARDLHERGKLQGGVVGTLMSNLGLELALADLGIPFVRANVGDRYVIAELLERNWLVGGENSGHVVCFNHTTTGDAIIAALQVLMALKTRNEGLAQTRQALRKCPQVLINVRFGGGESPLEHPAVKEASARVTQAMAGRGRVLLRKSGTEPLVRVMVEGEDEAQVRGYAEELAKLVTEVSA; encoded by the coding sequence ATGAGCAAGAAATACTTTGGCACTGACGGTATTCGCGGCCGGGTCGGTGAATATCCGATCACTCCAGACTTCATGCTCAAGCTCGGCTGGGCGGCCGGCATGGCATTCCGCAAGATGGGCGCCTGCAAGGTGCTGGTCGGCAAGGACACCCGGATTTCGGGGTACATGTTCGAGTCGGCGCTTGAGGCCGGCCTGACCTCCGCCGGGGCCGACGTGATGCTGCTCGGCCCTATGCCGACGCCGGCCATCGCCTACCTGTCGCGCACGTTCCAGGCCGAGGCCGGGATCGTGATCAGCGCTTCGCACAACCCGCACGACGACAACGGCATCAAGTTCTTCTCCGGCAAGGGCACCAAGCTTCCGGACGAGCTGGAGCTGATGATCGAAGAGCTTCTCGACACACCGATGACCGTGGTCGAGTCGAGCAAGATCGGCAAGGTCTCGCGGATCAACGATGCCTCGGGCCGTTACATCGAATTCTGCAAGAGCAGCGTGCCGTCCGGCACCAGCTTCTCGGGCCTCAAGATCGTGATCGACTGCGCTCACGGTGCGACCTACAAGGTGGCGCCGAGCGTGTTCCGCGAGCTGGGCGCCGAGGTCGTGGTGCTGTCGGCCCAGCCCAACGGCCTGAACATCAACGACAACTGCGGCTCGACTCACATGGGGCCGTTGCAGGCCGCGGTGCTGGCGGAGCACGCCGACCTGGGCATCGCCTTCGATGGTGACGGCGACCGGGTGCAGATGGTGGACCATACCGGCGCCGTGGTCGACGGCGACGAGCTGCTGTTCATCATCGCGCGGGATCTGCACGAGCGCGGCAAGCTTCAGGGCGGTGTGGTCGGCACCTTGATGAGCAATCTCGGGCTGGAACTGGCGCTGGCCGACCTGGGCATCCCGTTCGTTCGCGCCAACGTCGGCGACCGTTATGTCATCGCCGAGCTGCTGGAGCGCAACTGGCTGGTGGGCGGTGAGAACTCGGGGCATGTCGTGTGCTTCAACCACACCACCACCGGGGATGCGATCATCGCGGCGCTGCAGGTGCTGATGGCGCTGAAGACCCGCAACGAAGGGCTGGCCCAGACCCGCCAGGCGCTGCGCAAGTGTCCGCAGGTGCTGATCAACGTGCGTTTCGGCGGCGGCGAAAGTCCGCTCGAGCATCCTGCTGTCAAAGAAGCCAGTGCCCGTGTCACCCAGGCGATGGCTGGCCGTGGCCGCGTTCTGCTGCGCAAGTCCGGGACAGAGCCTTTGGTGCGTGTCATGGTCGAAGGCGAGGACGAGGCTCAGGTCCGCGGCTATGCCGAAGAGCTGGCAAAACTGGTGACTGAAGTTTCTGCATGA
- the folP gene encoding dihydropteroate synthase, with protein MTSAQSLTRLPCGNRVLDLARTHVMGILNVTPDSFSDGGRYGQLDAALRHAEAMVLAGATLIDVGGESTRPGARAVSPLEELERVAPAVERIARELDVIISVDTSTPSVMRETARLGAGLINDVRSLRRDGALDAAAATGLPVCLMHMLGEPGDMQDNPQYQDVTREVGEFLAQRMSACAAAGIPAERIILDPGFGFAKTLQHNLSLFRHMESLHALGRPLLVGVSRKSMIGQTLNRPVDERLSGGLALAALASVKGARILRVHDVAQTVDVVRMIEAVESAE; from the coding sequence ATGACTTCTGCTCAGTCCCTGACCCGGTTGCCTTGCGGCAACCGGGTTCTTGATTTGGCCCGGACGCATGTCATGGGCATTCTCAATGTCACTCCCGATTCTTTCTCCGATGGCGGCCGGTACGGTCAGCTCGACGCTGCGTTGCGCCATGCCGAAGCGATGGTGCTGGCCGGTGCGACGTTGATCGATGTCGGTGGCGAATCGACCCGGCCCGGCGCACGGGCGGTTTCTCCGCTGGAGGAGCTCGAGCGTGTGGCCCCGGCCGTGGAGCGGATCGCCCGGGAGCTGGATGTGATCATTTCGGTCGATACCTCGACCCCGTCGGTGATGCGTGAGACGGCTCGGCTGGGCGCGGGGTTGATCAACGACGTCCGCTCGTTGCGCCGGGACGGTGCATTGGATGCGGCGGCGGCCACGGGTTTGCCGGTGTGCCTCATGCACATGCTGGGCGAGCCTGGCGACATGCAGGACAATCCGCAGTACCAGGACGTCACCCGTGAAGTAGGCGAGTTTCTGGCGCAGCGGATGTCGGCGTGCGCCGCGGCGGGCATTCCCGCCGAGCGGATCATTCTCGATCCCGGTTTCGGTTTCGCCAAAACCCTGCAGCACAATCTAAGCTTGTTCAGGCACATGGAATCCCTGCATGCGCTTGGACGGCCGCTGCTTGTGGGCGTTTCCCGCAAGAGCATGATCGGGCAGACCTTGAATCGCCCCGTGGATGAACGTTTGAGTGGTGGTCTGGCACTGGCGGCGCTGGCGTCGGTCAAAGGTGCGCGCATACTGCGCGTGCATGACGTGGCGCAAACGGTGGACGTCGTGCGGATGATCGAAGCCGTGGAATCGGCCGAATAG
- the ftsH gene encoding ATP-dependent zinc metalloprotease FtsH, which translates to MAKNLILWLIIAAVLVTVMNNFSSPNEPQTLNYSDFIQQVKDGKVERVAVDGYVITGKRNDGDSFKTIRPAIQDNGLIGDLVDNHVVIEGKQPEQQSIWTQLLVASFPILVIIAVFMFFMRQMQGGAGGKGGPMSFGKSKARLLSEDQVKTTLADVAGCDEAKEEVGELVEFLRDPGKFQRLGGRIPRGVLMVGPPGTGKTLLAKAIAGEAKVPFFTISGSDFVEMFVGVGASRVRDMFEQAKKHAPCIIFIDEIDAVGRHRGAGMGGGHDEREQTLNQLLVEMDGFEMNDGIIVIAATNRPDVLDPALLRPGRFDRQVVVGLPDIRGREQILKVHMRKVPVGDDVAPAVIARGTPGFSGADLANLVNEASLFAARAGKRIVEMKEFELAKDKIMMGAERKTMVMSEKEKQNTAYHEAGHAIVGRVVPEHDPVYKVSIIPRGRALGVTMFLPEEDRYSLSKRALISQICSLYGGRIAEEMTLGFDGVTTGASNDIMRASQIARNMVTKWGLSEKLGPLMYAEEEGEVFLGRGGSSQNASFSGETAKLIDSEVRSIIDQCYGTAKQILTDNRDKLDAMADALMKYETIDAEQIDDIMAGREPREPRDWSGGTGTPPPVVRDERPETPIGGPAADV; encoded by the coding sequence ATGGCAAAGAACCTGATTTTGTGGTTGATCATCGCGGCGGTCCTCGTGACTGTGATGAACAACTTCTCCAGTCCGAACGAGCCGCAGACCCTCAACTATTCCGACTTCATCCAGCAGGTCAAGGACGGCAAGGTCGAGCGCGTGGCCGTCGACGGCTATGTGATCACCGGCAAGCGCAATGACGGCGACAGCTTCAAGACCATTCGTCCGGCCATCCAGGACAACGGTCTGATCGGCGACCTGGTCGACAACCATGTCGTGATCGAGGGCAAGCAGCCGGAGCAGCAGAGCATCTGGACCCAGTTGCTGGTGGCCAGCTTCCCGATCCTGGTGATCATCGCGGTGTTCATGTTCTTCATGCGCCAGATGCAGGGCGGTGCCGGCGGCAAGGGCGGCCCGATGAGCTTCGGCAAGAGCAAGGCGCGCCTGCTGTCCGAGGATCAGGTGAAGACCACCCTGGCCGACGTCGCCGGCTGCGACGAAGCCAAGGAAGAAGTCGGCGAGCTCGTCGAATTCCTGCGCGATCCGGGCAAGTTCCAGCGTCTGGGCGGCCGCATTCCTCGCGGCGTCCTGATGGTCGGCCCTCCGGGTACCGGTAAGACCCTGCTGGCCAAGGCGATCGCCGGCGAAGCCAAGGTGCCGTTCTTCACCATCTCCGGTTCCGACTTCGTCGAGATGTTCGTCGGTGTCGGTGCCAGCCGTGTTCGCGACATGTTCGAACAGGCCAAGAAGCACGCGCCATGCATCATCTTCATCGACGAGATCGACGCCGTGGGTCGCCATCGTGGCGCCGGCATGGGCGGCGGTCACGACGAGCGCGAACAGACCCTCAACCAGTTGCTGGTCGAGATGGACGGCTTCGAGATGAATGACGGCATCATCGTCATCGCCGCGACCAACCGTCCTGACGTGCTTGACCCGGCGCTGCTGCGTCCGGGGCGTTTCGACCGTCAGGTGGTGGTCGGCCTGCCGGACATCCGCGGGCGTGAGCAGATCCTCAAGGTACACATGCGCAAAGTGCCGGTGGGCGACGATGTCGCTCCGGCCGTCATCGCCCGCGGGACTCCGGGCTTCTCCGGCGCCGACCTGGCCAACCTGGTCAACGAGGCTTCCCTGTTCGCCGCCCGCGCCGGCAAGCGCATCGTCGAGATGAAGGAGTTCGAGCTGGCGAAAGACAAGATCATGATGGGCGCCGAGCGCAAAACCATGGTCATGTCCGAGAAAGAGAAACAGAACACCGCTTACCACGAAGCCGGTCATGCCATCGTCGGCCGCGTCGTGCCCGAGCATGACCCGGTCTACAAGGTGTCGATCATTCCGCGTGGCCGTGCGCTGGGCGTGACCATGTTCCTGCCGGAAGAGGATCGCTACAGCCTGTCCAAGCGCGCGCTGATCAGCCAGATCTGCTCGCTGTACGGTGGTCGTATCGCCGAGGAGATGACCCTGGGCTTCGACGGCGTTACCACCGGTGCCTCCAACGACATCATGCGGGCAAGCCAGATCGCCCGGAACATGGTGACCAAGTGGGGCCTGTCGGAAAAACTCGGCCCGCTGATGTATGCCGAAGAAGAGGGCGAAGTGTTCCTCGGACGTGGCGGCAGCAGCCAGAACGCGAGCTTCTCCGGCGAGACGGCCAAGCTGATCGACTCCGAGGTGCGCAGCATCATCGACCAGTGCTACGGCACCGCCAAGCAGATCCTCACGGACAACCGTGACAAGCTCGATGCCATGGCCGATGCCCTGATGAAGTATGAAACGATCGATGCCGAGCAGATCGACGACATCATGGCCGGACGCGAACCGCGCGAGCCTCGCGACTGGTCGGGCGGCACCGGTACGCCTCCGCCCGTGGTGCGGGATGAGCGGCCGGAAACTCCGATCGGCGGTCCGGCAGCTGACGTTTAA
- the rlmE gene encoding 23S rRNA (uridine(2552)-2'-O)-methyltransferase RlmE, with the protein MARSKTSLGWLKRHVNDPYVKQAQKDGYRSRASYKLLEVQEKYKLIRPGMSVVDLGAAPGGWSQVTSRLIGGQGRLIASDILEMDSIPDVTFVHGDFTQDEVLARILEAVGNSQVDLVISDMAPNMSGTPAVDMPKAMFLCELALDLAARILKPGGNFLIKIFQGEGFDAYLKDTRQKFDKVQMIKPDSSRDSSREQYLLAWGYRGE; encoded by the coding sequence ATGGCGCGTTCCAAGACAAGCCTTGGTTGGCTGAAACGACATGTCAACGATCCCTATGTGAAACAAGCGCAGAAGGATGGTTACCGCTCGCGCGCGAGCTACAAGCTCCTGGAGGTCCAGGAGAAGTACAAGCTGATCCGTCCAGGCATGAGCGTGGTCGACCTGGGCGCCGCGCCCGGCGGCTGGTCGCAGGTCACCAGCCGGCTGATCGGCGGCCAGGGCCGCCTGATCGCCTCGGACATCCTGGAGATGGACAGCATCCCGGACGTGACCTTCGTCCACGGTGACTTCACCCAGGACGAAGTGCTCGCCCGCATTCTTGAAGCCGTAGGCAATTCGCAGGTGGATCTTGTGATTTCCGATATGGCCCCCAATATGAGTGGTACGCCTGCCGTGGACATGCCCAAGGCCATGTTCCTCTGTGAGCTGGCCCTTGATCTGGCGGCCCGGATCCTCAAGCCTGGCGGCAATTTCCTGATCAAGATTTTCCAGGGAGAGGGGTTCGATGCCTATCTGAAGGACACTCGTCAGAAATTCGACAAGGTCCAGATGATCAAGCCGGACAGTTCCCGCGACAGTTCCCGCGAGCAATACCTGCTGGCATGGGGCTATCGCGGCGAGTGA
- the yhbY gene encoding ribosome assembly RNA-binding protein YhbY has translation MPLSNEQKKQFKSIGHDLKPVLMVAGNGLTEGVLAELERALTDHELIKVQVKLEDRDDRRTVMDELAKAGRAEQVQVIGKMVLLYRKNPQPNKQLSNIHRYK, from the coding sequence ATGCCGCTCAGCAACGAGCAGAAGAAACAATTCAAATCCATTGGTCACGACCTGAAGCCGGTTCTGATGGTGGCCGGCAACGGCCTGACCGAAGGTGTTCTCGCCGAGCTGGAGCGTGCGTTGACCGATCATGAACTGATCAAGGTGCAGGTCAAGCTCGAAGACCGCGACGACCGTCGCACCGTCATGGACGAGCTGGCCAAGGCCGGCCGCGCCGAGCAGGTGCAGGTCATCGGCAAGATGGTGCTGCTGTACCGCAAGAACCCGCAGCCGAACAAGCAGCTGTCGAACATCCACCGCTACAAATGA
- a CDS encoding MFS transporter, producing MSKSSTSDAMFRAPTLEAILWQLSQVFWVGGLWVFHVGLIPALKVSGLAPLLIDDVATQIDRWLIGVAAVGMLVQLTLLARVAGVSAWWRVFSGRVLLVGLAACFGYYTLRYGVSVDQRWQMYCFVVLGISGIVLVAQSVPVRVRRPHR from the coding sequence TTGTCGAAGTCAAGCACATCTGACGCGATGTTCCGGGCGCCCACCCTTGAGGCCATCCTCTGGCAGCTGTCCCAGGTCTTCTGGGTCGGCGGCCTGTGGGTGTTTCATGTCGGATTGATTCCGGCGCTGAAGGTCAGCGGGCTGGCGCCGTTGCTGATCGACGATGTCGCGACGCAGATCGACCGCTGGTTGATCGGTGTGGCGGCGGTGGGAATGCTGGTCCAGCTGACGCTGCTGGCGAGGGTTGCCGGTGTCTCGGCATGGTGGCGGGTGTTCAGTGGCCGGGTGCTGCTGGTCGGCCTGGCCGCCTGCTTCGGCTATTACACGCTGCGCTACGGCGTGTCGGTCGATCAGCGCTGGCAGATGTACTGTTTCGTGGTGCTGGGGATCAGCGGCATCGTGCTGGTGGCCCAGTCCGTGCCGGTCAGGGTGCGCAGGCCGCACCGCTGA
- the greA gene encoding transcription elongation factor GreA, whose product MIKYPMTVQGAKALEEEHTFLSKVERPRLSQAIGEARELGDLKENAEYHAAREEQGMVEARIRDIEGRLQNSVVIDVTTIAHTGKVIFGTTVDLENTETGDQVTYQIVGEDEADIKKGKLSANAPIARAIIGKEEGDAVVIKTPSGTVEYEIVEVKHI is encoded by the coding sequence ATGATCAAGTACCCAATGACCGTCCAGGGCGCCAAAGCCCTGGAGGAAGAACACACGTTTCTGAGCAAGGTCGAGCGTCCACGCCTGAGCCAGGCAATCGGCGAAGCGCGTGAACTCGGTGACCTCAAGGAAAACGCCGAATACCATGCCGCTCGCGAAGAGCAGGGCATGGTCGAGGCGCGGATCCGCGACATCGAAGGCCGTCTGCAAAATTCGGTGGTGATCGATGTCACCACCATCGCCCACACCGGCAAGGTGATCTTCGGCACCACCGTGGACCTGGAAAACACCGAAACCGGCGATCAGGTGACCTACCAGATCGTCGGCGAGGACGAAGCCGATATCAAAAAGGGCAAGCTCTCGGCGAATGCGCCGATTGCCCGGGCGATCATCGGCAAGGAAGAGGGTGATGCCGTCGTAATCAAAACCCCGAGCGGTACGGTCGAGTACGAGATTGTCGAAGTCAAGCACATCTGA